In uncultured Fibrobacter sp., the following proteins share a genomic window:
- a CDS encoding ABC transporter ATP-binding protein: MIPVLQVQNLSVAFGFDKNGKPREGITPLQVTDKVSFEINQGEFFALVGESGCGKSVTAMSILRLLPQPSAQIVEGSVLYKADDDATPIDLAKLPLTGLQKIRGSEIACIFQEPMQALNPVVTIKKQLLEVFKFCGIKGDSIATIREMLTLAGFKDIDRVLDSYPHELSGGMLQRVCIVMALLSKPKLIIADEPTTALDVTVQAQVLAVLKDMANRTGTAVLLITHNMGIVSQYADRVAVMYAGRIVETGSVRDVIDSPMHPYTQGLLAAIPENHSDMRTMKSIPGSVPHPRDFAKGCRFADRCEKCTEQCRSEVVPPKQKASGSSNHEANCFMI; encoded by the coding sequence ATGATTCCGGTTTTGCAGGTTCAGAATCTTTCGGTGGCTTTCGGGTTTGACAAGAATGGCAAACCCCGCGAAGGAATAACTCCGCTGCAGGTAACGGACAAGGTTTCGTTTGAAATCAACCAGGGCGAATTCTTTGCGCTGGTGGGCGAGTCCGGCTGCGGAAAGAGCGTGACGGCCATGAGCATTTTGCGCTTGCTGCCGCAACCGAGTGCACAAATCGTTGAAGGCTCGGTGCTTTATAAGGCCGACGATGACGCCACTCCGATTGATTTGGCTAAGCTCCCTTTGACGGGTCTGCAAAAGATTCGTGGTTCCGAAATCGCATGTATTTTCCAGGAACCCATGCAGGCCTTGAATCCGGTGGTGACAATCAAAAAGCAACTGCTGGAAGTCTTCAAGTTCTGTGGCATCAAGGGCGATAGCATTGCAACCATTCGTGAAATGCTGACTCTTGCAGGCTTCAAGGATATAGACCGCGTTCTGGATTCTTATCCGCATGAACTTTCGGGCGGCATGTTGCAGCGCGTGTGCATTGTGATGGCTCTGCTTTCTAAACCCAAGCTCATTATTGCCGACGAACCGACGACGGCCTTGGATGTGACGGTGCAGGCACAGGTGCTTGCGGTGCTCAAGGATATGGCTAATCGTACTGGAACGGCAGTCCTTTTGATTACGCATAATATGGGAATCGTGTCACAGTACGCCGACCGTGTGGCCGTGATGTATGCGGGGCGCATTGTGGAAACGGGTTCTGTTCGCGACGTGATTGACTCTCCGATGCACCCGTACACGCAGGGCTTGCTGGCGGCTATTCCCGAGAATCACAGCGACATGCGTACTATGAAGTCCATTCCGGGTTCTGTGCCGCATCCGCGTGATTTTGCAAAGGGATGCCGCTTTGCGGACCGCTGCGAAAAATGCACCGAACAGTGCCGCAGCGAAGTTGTTCCGCCAAAACAAAAAGCTTCGGGCTCGTCGAACCACGAAGCAAATTGTTTTATGATTTGA
- a CDS encoding ATP-binding protein: protein MKKFKLKRWMPLSPAIIVVAVAVVILVVVYALVAREAYFKQVEESIVQNTQRMSSELTEKLKYAKSSIKLVSYSVSKKMDGPELRRPESVFLSMMGEVPFSKIEYIRKDGLKLSYDEEPIDVSESDFFRQGLMGRSGIWIDYKAKTFSESKINVFTPLYYNNSVIGVISGILGGKKDLLPLLNNTVNGVQTVVLVCDGELNIIASNIVENDYGKSFEKRAQEFFPADIFDMFKKNAVLKEPKAFRFTTEYGTSIASVMPANELGWFVVQMVPYHVLTGVTKVIVLKSFFALFFVLLFFIIYIHSVYRTNRRLRSELEGKHLNVINALTDSYGSVFVIDSKTGQSESYCIDENVSRYMQDAFDKSPHYDQLTSLYVNRMVLLEDRPLFDRVINLERLNREFLKRNRFEFIYRISRGGVIHYMQVHYVKPSKDRPEFVMGIKLVDESMNAELEKRKELNEQRVALVKALDRAQRADKAKSNFLFNISHDIRTPINAILGYGILAQKYLLNLNLPDSQTSMLNYYMRGIQSAGSLLLDMINSVLSLTTIESGYEKLEEHPALTATLSEDLITTFEQTARQKNVMLQVSRNIKSRCVYVDKVKFHQILLNIVSNAIKYTRAGGLVRISLRDLPHETQGMCYIETVVEDTGVGISEEFLPKVFELFEREQSALTRGIDGTGLGLSIVKKLVDLMRGTVKITSRVGEGTRVVVVTPHQIADDQVEDAPVEESPFKKSLTGKRILVADDDPQTIEIVSSMLQTANADVVSVNNGNDCYRKIDMSPAGSFDAVLMDVKMPKGDGLETTVRIRKMEDRRKSRLPIIALSASAFEEEKQAAFDAGVNGHVTKPIDFTELFALITRLLK from the coding sequence ATGAAAAAGTTTAAGTTAAAACGTTGGATGCCCTTAAGCCCAGCCATTATCGTGGTTGCGGTTGCGGTAGTTATTCTTGTTGTTGTTTACGCCTTGGTCGCTCGCGAGGCCTATTTTAAACAGGTCGAAGAATCTATTGTGCAGAATACGCAGCGAATGTCTTCGGAATTGACCGAAAAGCTGAAATATGCAAAAAGCAGTATTAAGCTGGTGTCTTATTCCGTGTCCAAGAAAATGGATGGTCCGGAACTTCGCCGCCCGGAATCGGTATTCTTGTCAATGATGGGTGAGGTTCCCTTTTCAAAGATTGAATATATTCGAAAAGATGGCCTAAAGCTTTCTTATGACGAGGAACCGATTGATGTCTCTGAAAGCGATTTTTTCCGCCAGGGACTCATGGGCCGGTCTGGCATTTGGATCGATTACAAGGCCAAAACCTTCAGTGAATCAAAAATCAACGTATTTACCCCGCTCTATTACAATAATTCCGTGATTGGCGTGATTTCGGGAATCTTGGGCGGTAAAAAAGACCTTTTGCCCTTGCTCAATAATACGGTGAATGGTGTGCAGACGGTGGTGCTTGTGTGCGATGGTGAATTGAATATCATCGCCTCGAACATTGTCGAGAATGATTACGGAAAATCTTTTGAAAAACGTGCCCAGGAATTTTTCCCTGCGGATATTTTTGACATGTTCAAAAAGAATGCCGTTCTCAAGGAACCGAAGGCGTTTAGGTTTACTACGGAATATGGCACATCGATTGCGAGCGTGATGCCGGCAAACGAACTGGGGTGGTTCGTTGTACAAATGGTGCCGTACCATGTGCTGACAGGTGTAACCAAGGTAATTGTGCTAAAGTCGTTCTTTGCACTTTTCTTTGTTCTGCTTTTCTTTATCATCTATATTCACTCAGTTTACCGTACCAATCGTCGCTTGCGTAGCGAATTAGAAGGTAAACACTTGAACGTCATCAATGCGCTTACGGATTCTTATGGAAGTGTCTTTGTCATTGATTCCAAGACTGGTCAAAGCGAAAGCTATTGCATTGACGAGAATGTGTCGCGTTACATGCAGGATGCCTTTGATAAGTCTCCGCATTACGATCAACTGACGTCTCTGTATGTTAACCGTATGGTGCTGCTCGAAGATCGTCCGCTTTTTGATCGCGTTATCAATTTGGAACGCCTGAATCGTGAATTCCTGAAGCGTAACCGTTTTGAATTCATTTACCGCATTTCTAGAGGCGGCGTCATTCATTACATGCAGGTTCATTATGTCAAGCCGTCCAAGGACCGCCCGGAATTTGTCATGGGTATCAAGCTTGTCGATGAATCCATGAATGCAGAACTTGAAAAACGCAAGGAACTGAACGAACAGCGCGTGGCGCTTGTGAAGGCGCTTGACCGCGCACAGCGTGCCGACAAGGCGAAGTCGAATTTCCTGTTCAATATTAGCCATGATATTCGAACTCCGATAAATGCGATTCTTGGCTATGGTATTCTCGCCCAAAAGTATTTGCTGAACCTGAACTTGCCCGATTCCCAGACATCGATGCTGAATTACTATATGAGGGGTATTCAGTCGGCAGGTTCGCTTTTGCTCGATATGATCAATTCGGTCTTGAGTCTTACGACAATTGAATCGGGTTACGAAAAACTTGAAGAACACCCGGCGTTGACGGCAACGTTGAGCGAAGACTTGATTACGACTTTTGAACAGACTGCAAGACAAAAGAATGTCATGCTGCAGGTCTCGCGCAATATCAAGTCCCGTTGCGTGTATGTCGATAAGGTGAAGTTCCATCAGATTCTTTTGAATATTGTGAGCAACGCCATCAAGTACACTCGTGCTGGCGGGCTTGTCCGCATTTCGTTGCGCGACTTGCCTCATGAAACTCAGGGAATGTGCTATATCGAAACGGTTGTTGAAGACACGGGCGTCGGAATTTCGGAAGAATTCTTGCCGAAGGTGTTTGAACTCTTTGAACGTGAACAGTCGGCGCTTACCCGCGGTATCGATGGAACCGGTCTTGGACTTAGCATTGTGAAAAAGCTGGTTGACCTGATGCGCGGAACGGTGAAGATTACAAGCCGAGTGGGCGAGGGTACCCGTGTCGTGGTTGTAACTCCGCACCAGATTGCCGATGACCAAGTAGAAGATGCTCCTGTCGAGGAATCTCCGTTTAAGAAATCCCTTACTGGAAAGCGAATCCTTGTGGCCGATGACGATCCGCAAACGATTGAAATTGTCTCGAGTATGCTCCAAACGGCCAATGCCGATGTCGTTAGCGTCAATAACGGTAACGACTGCTATCGAAAAATCGATATGTCTCCGGCAGGCTCGTTCGATGCCGTGCTGATGGATGTGAAAATGCCTAAGGGCGACGGCCTTGAAACGACGGTTCGAATTCGTAAAATGGAAGACCGCCGTAAATCGAGATTGCCTATTATCGCCCTGTCGGCAAGTGCCTTTGAAGAAGAAAAACAAGCGGCATTCGATGCCGGCGTGAATGGACACGTGACAAAGCCGATAGATTTTACGGAATTGTTCGCATTGATTACGCGCTTGTTGAAGTAG
- a CDS encoding NAD-dependent deacylase has product MSSTKFPRLVVLTGAGISAESGLRTFRGNDGMWEHENIDDVCTPEGYYRDKKRVKDFYNFLRKGLKEHEPNAAHFALAELEDRLGDDFLLVTQNVDNLHERAGSKRVLHMHGDLMRLTCEKNPKHEFIFEGEETLDTRCPFCGGMSRPDIVFFGEQPLYMEEIQDALRNCKEFVYIGTSSVVYPAAGFKSFAKSFGAKVTCLNLEVPTSDPYTDVFVEGKATEIVPKWCKEFK; this is encoded by the coding sequence ATGAGTTCGACCAAATTCCCAAGACTTGTCGTTTTGACTGGTGCCGGCATCAGTGCAGAATCGGGACTGCGCACCTTCCGCGGTAACGACGGCATGTGGGAACACGAAAACATTGATGACGTGTGCACGCCCGAAGGTTACTACCGTGACAAGAAACGCGTCAAGGATTTCTACAACTTCTTGCGCAAGGGACTCAAGGAACACGAACCCAACGCCGCTCACTTTGCGCTTGCAGAACTTGAAGATCGCTTAGGCGACGACTTTTTGCTTGTGACGCAGAACGTAGACAACTTGCATGAACGCGCCGGTTCCAAGCGCGTGTTGCACATGCACGGCGACTTGATGCGCCTCACCTGCGAAAAGAATCCGAAGCATGAATTCATTTTTGAAGGCGAAGAAACTCTGGATACGCGTTGCCCGTTCTGCGGCGGCATGAGCCGCCCGGACATTGTGTTCTTTGGCGAGCAGCCGCTTTACATGGAAGAAATCCAGGACGCCTTAAGGAATTGCAAGGAATTCGTGTACATCGGCACGAGTAGCGTGGTCTACCCCGCCGCCGGTTTCAAGAGTTTTGCCAAGAGCTTTGGCGCCAAGGTGACATGTTTGAATCTGGAAGTTCCGACAAGCGATCCTTACACGGATGTTTTCGTGGAAGGCAAGGCGACAGAAATTGTGCCCAAGTGGTGCAAGGAATTCAAGTAA
- a CDS encoding ABC transporter permease: MKIRLTQETLNRLKRFRKNKRAFWSLVVLVVAYLLSLTSPWTVNDEPLLMRYQGKTYFPAFVRYSDADFGGEYQTEADYSKLFAAVRECEEDAAEGFTRAGGCPEIWAIMPPIAHDPLKADLSEDGTPPFAPSARHWLGTDSNGRDVLARLIHGFRICISFSLLLTVLGTFLGIVIGGIQGYLGKFWDTGMQRFIEIWSSLPMLYVVILIGSIYGRSFWLLILIMAAFNWISLSYYMRAEFLKLRGMTYVQSAKVLGMGHRHIFFKEILPNAMTPVVTLFPFTLIGGIGSLTSLDFLGFGLQPPTPSWGELMSQGLNNLYAPWISVSTVAALFVTLLLTTFVGEGVRDAMDPKSGDRYL, from the coding sequence ATGAAAATTCGCCTGACACAAGAAACCTTGAATCGCCTGAAGCGCTTTCGCAAAAATAAGCGGGCGTTTTGGTCGTTAGTCGTGCTTGTGGTGGCGTACTTGTTGTCGCTCACGAGCCCTTGGACCGTTAACGATGAACCGCTCTTGATGCGCTACCAGGGGAAGACGTATTTCCCGGCATTTGTGCGTTATAGTGATGCGGACTTTGGCGGAGAATACCAGACCGAAGCCGATTACAGCAAGCTGTTTGCCGCGGTGCGCGAATGCGAAGAAGATGCGGCCGAAGGCTTTACGCGTGCTGGTGGCTGCCCCGAAATTTGGGCGATTATGCCCCCGATTGCGCATGATCCCTTGAAGGCGGATTTGAGCGAAGACGGAACACCTCCGTTTGCGCCGAGTGCAAGGCATTGGCTCGGAACCGACAGCAATGGCCGCGATGTGCTTGCCCGCTTGATTCACGGGTTCCGCATTTGCATTAGCTTCAGTTTGCTTTTGACGGTGCTGGGAACCTTCCTCGGCATTGTAATTGGCGGTATTCAAGGTTATCTCGGCAAGTTCTGGGATACAGGCATGCAGCGCTTTATTGAAATCTGGTCGTCGCTCCCGATGCTTTACGTAGTGATTTTGATCGGTAGCATTTATGGCCGCAGTTTCTGGCTTTTGATTTTGATTATGGCTGCGTTTAACTGGATTTCTCTCAGCTATTACATGCGTGCGGAATTCTTGAAATTGCGTGGCATGACTTACGTGCAGTCGGCCAAGGTCTTGGGCATGGGACATCGCCATATTTTCTTCAAGGAAATCTTGCCGAATGCGATGACGCCTGTGGTCACGCTTTTCCCGTTCACGCTGATTGGCGGAATCGGAAGCTTGACATCGCTAGACTTTTTGGGCTTTGGCTTGCAACCGCCTACACCTAGCTGGGGCGAACTCATGAGCCAGGGACTCAATAACCTTTATGCACCGTGGATTTCTGTCAGTACGGTAGCCGCACTCTTTGTAACGCTTCTCCTCACAACGTTCGTGGGCGAAGGCGTGCGTGATGCCATGGATCCCAAATCTGGAGACCGCTATTTATGA
- the hflX gene encoding GTPase HflX: protein MKELTIEHKPQKERCILVGISTPKVRPWLATEQLAELGRLAETAGAEVVQSFLQRVQNFSPATLIGEGKVNEVKRALEELDAKMVVFDDDLSGSQVRNLEQRLPGIKVLDRTGLILDIFAKHAITAESRLMVEVAQLQYMMPRLTGAWTHLCRQHNGGIGTKGPGETQLETDRRMIRKRIQELKKKLEKIEDARESQAENRNDIFHIGIVGYTNAGKSTLTNRLTGADVYVEDKLFATLDSTTRKLYLDGENIILSDTVGFIRKLPHNLIETFKSTLGVAAHADCILEVVDGSAPDYREHLEVTHRTLEGIISPETPRIRVFNKAEICDEARRTELRENYPEAIQVSARENIGMERLKETFKEQLAEWHKKREVHEQKVKEHAEAPWKE, encoded by the coding sequence ATGAAGGAATTGACCATCGAACACAAGCCACAAAAGGAACGCTGCATTCTTGTCGGGATTTCTACACCCAAGGTGCGTCCGTGGCTTGCAACCGAACAGCTTGCAGAACTCGGAAGACTTGCAGAAACTGCAGGCGCCGAAGTCGTGCAAAGCTTTTTACAACGCGTACAAAATTTCAGTCCGGCAACACTCATTGGCGAAGGCAAGGTTAACGAAGTCAAGCGAGCCCTTGAAGAACTTGACGCCAAGATGGTCGTATTCGATGACGATCTTTCTGGTTCACAGGTTCGCAATCTAGAACAGAGACTCCCCGGAATCAAGGTTCTCGACAGAACCGGCCTTATTCTCGATATTTTTGCAAAGCATGCCATTACCGCCGAAAGCCGTTTAATGGTCGAAGTGGCACAGCTCCAGTACATGATGCCCCGCCTTACCGGTGCATGGACCCACCTTTGCCGCCAGCATAACGGCGGTATCGGAACCAAAGGCCCTGGCGAAACACAGCTTGAAACGGACCGCCGCATGATCCGCAAGCGCATTCAAGAACTTAAAAAGAAGCTTGAAAAAATCGAGGATGCCCGAGAAAGCCAAGCCGAAAACAGGAACGACATTTTCCATATCGGTATCGTTGGTTACACGAACGCAGGCAAATCGACACTCACGAACCGTCTGACTGGCGCCGACGTGTATGTAGAAGACAAGTTGTTTGCCACCCTCGACAGTACCACTCGAAAGCTGTATTTGGACGGCGAAAACATTATTTTATCCGACACAGTCGGCTTTATCCGCAAACTTCCGCACAACTTAATTGAGACCTTCAAGAGTACGCTTGGTGTAGCCGCTCATGCGGACTGCATTTTGGAAGTCGTCGACGGCTCTGCGCCCGATTACCGCGAGCACCTCGAAGTCACGCACCGAACGCTTGAAGGCATTATCAGTCCCGAAACGCCTCGCATTCGCGTCTTCAACAAGGCCGAAATCTGCGACGAGGCTCGACGCACTGAGCTCCGCGAGAACTATCCCGAGGCCATTCAGGTAAGCGCCCGTGAAAATATCGGCATGGAACGCCTTAAAGAAACCTTTAAGGAACAGCTTGCCGAATGGCATAAAAAACGCGAAGTTCACGAGCAAAAAGTGAAAGAACATGCCGAAGCACCCT
- a CDS encoding M20/M25/M40 family metallo-hydrolase, with translation MEQKTIDSIVSAIHTKMPEYIKTLSDLVSIPSISFDNFDQKYVLESAEAVKQLFLDAGLTNVQFLLPPSGRPSVYGESLTSPDKPTVLLYAHHDVQPPMREALWNTKPFEASLQGDRLYGRGTADDKAGIVTHLAALEQVRAWKKNDGPNLKFLIEGEEESGSAGFEVILKKNAELLKCDAVIVADLGNFAKGTPSITTTLRGMSAVNVELKATKAPLHSGSWSGPIPDPGQVLCRMIASLTDGKGNILIPNFEDTLVPPTEAELASYKSLGMTEKIFRNDGGILESVKLKVPEDEILLSLWRRPSIVVTAMEVGSRTNAGNVLQNSAYARIGIRLAPGMDADVATQQLVEFLQAQVPYGLQCSIVTEDGANPFVTDTAHPFFKKMSESMATAYNAETKFIGCGASIPGAELFRNTFGDIPILLTGLEDPECNAHGENESLYLPDFEHGIVAETLFFGGIC, from the coding sequence AAAAATACGTGCTGGAATCCGCAGAAGCCGTGAAGCAGCTTTTTTTGGACGCAGGACTAACCAACGTGCAATTTTTGCTGCCGCCAAGCGGTCGCCCGTCTGTATACGGCGAAAGCTTGACCAGCCCCGACAAGCCGACGGTACTTTTGTACGCCCACCACGATGTGCAGCCCCCCATGCGCGAAGCTCTCTGGAACACCAAGCCTTTTGAAGCGAGCCTCCAGGGCGACCGACTCTATGGTCGCGGCACGGCCGACGACAAAGCAGGCATCGTGACCCACCTGGCCGCCCTTGAACAGGTGCGCGCCTGGAAAAAGAATGACGGTCCGAACCTCAAGTTTTTGATTGAAGGCGAAGAAGAATCCGGAAGTGCCGGATTTGAAGTCATCTTGAAAAAGAACGCCGAACTTTTAAAGTGCGACGCCGTGATTGTAGCAGACCTCGGAAACTTCGCCAAGGGAACGCCCTCGATTACGACGACGCTCCGCGGCATGAGTGCAGTGAATGTGGAACTCAAGGCGACCAAGGCTCCGCTCCATTCCGGAAGCTGGTCGGGCCCGATTCCTGACCCCGGCCAGGTGCTTTGCCGCATGATTGCAAGCCTTACCGACGGCAAGGGCAATATCTTGATTCCGAATTTTGAAGACACGCTCGTGCCTCCGACCGAAGCGGAACTTGCCTCTTACAAGAGCCTCGGCATGACCGAGAAGATTTTCAGAAACGACGGCGGCATTCTGGAAAGCGTGAAGCTCAAAGTCCCTGAAGACGAAATCCTCTTGTCGCTGTGGCGCAGGCCCTCCATTGTGGTGACCGCGATGGAAGTCGGAAGCCGCACGAACGCTGGCAATGTTTTGCAGAACAGCGCATACGCACGCATCGGCATTCGACTCGCCCCCGGCATGGATGCCGATGTGGCGACCCAGCAACTGGTCGAATTCTTGCAGGCCCAAGTGCCCTACGGCCTTCAGTGTAGCATCGTAACCGAAGACGGAGCCAACCCCTTCGTGACCGATACAGCTCACCCGTTCTTCAAGAAAATGAGTGAATCCATGGCCACCGCCTACAACGCCGAAACCAAGTTTATCGGCTGCGGCGCAAGCATTCCGGGTGCAGAACTGTTCCGCAACACCTTCGGTGACATTCCTATTTTGCTAACGGGCCTCGAAGACCCCGAATGCAACGCCCACGGCGAAAATGAAAGCCTTTACCTGCCTGACTTTGAACACGGCATTGTAGCTGAAACCCTTTTCTTTGGAGGAATCTGCTAA